Proteins from a genomic interval of Oceanimonas doudoroffii:
- a CDS encoding imelysin family protein, with protein MHFRKLALAASIAGLLSACAQTNHPAVTQDQVVEHYADIAQAVYSDSLSAAQSLDQAIAALLANPSEQTLADARTAWLAARVPYQQSEVFRFGNAIVDDWEGQLNAWPLDEGLIDYVAPGYQHELGNPGATANIIASTRLQVGGELLDVSHITPELLASLNELAGSEANVASGYHAIEFLLWGQDLNGTSAGAGERAWTDFALGADCTNGNCDRRRDYLQAASQLLIQDLEYMAGQWQPGQNNYRAELTALPAEEGLRRMLFGMGSLSLGELAGERMKVALVANSVEDEHDCFSDNTHHSHYYNEKGISNLMFGEYQRIDGTTLQGPSLLQLVAQQDDLAAAQIADQFRTSEQAVYQLVQSAEVNNVHFDQLIAAGNTEGNRLVQDAIDALVEQTRAIELAANTVGINNLSPDTADHEF; from the coding sequence ATGCACTTCCGCAAACTTGCCCTCGCCGCTTCCATCGCTGGCCTGCTAAGCGCCTGCGCCCAGACCAACCACCCCGCCGTCACCCAGGATCAGGTGGTGGAGCACTACGCCGATATCGCCCAGGCCGTGTACAGTGACTCGCTCAGCGCCGCCCAAAGTCTGGATCAGGCCATTGCCGCCTTGCTGGCCAACCCGAGTGAGCAGACCCTGGCCGATGCCCGCACCGCCTGGCTGGCCGCCCGGGTACCCTACCAGCAGTCGGAAGTGTTTCGTTTCGGCAATGCCATCGTGGATGACTGGGAAGGCCAGCTCAACGCCTGGCCCCTGGACGAAGGTCTGATCGACTACGTGGCCCCGGGTTACCAACACGAGCTGGGCAACCCCGGCGCCACCGCCAACATCATTGCCAGCACCCGGCTGCAGGTGGGCGGTGAGCTGCTGGACGTCAGCCACATCACTCCCGAGCTGCTGGCCAGCCTGAACGAGCTGGCGGGATCCGAGGCCAACGTGGCGTCCGGTTATCACGCCATAGAGTTTCTGCTGTGGGGCCAGGATCTGAACGGCACCAGCGCCGGCGCCGGTGAACGCGCCTGGACCGACTTTGCCCTAGGTGCGGACTGCACCAACGGCAACTGTGACCGCCGCCGCGACTACCTGCAGGCCGCCAGCCAGCTGCTGATCCAGGATCTCGAATACATGGCGGGCCAGTGGCAACCGGGCCAAAACAACTACCGCGCCGAGCTGACCGCCCTGCCGGCGGAAGAAGGCCTGCGCCGCATGCTGTTTGGCATGGGCTCCCTGTCTCTGGGTGAACTGGCCGGCGAGCGCATGAAGGTGGCCCTGGTAGCCAACTCGGTGGAAGACGAGCACGACTGCTTCTCCGATAACACCCATCACTCGCACTACTACAACGAAAAAGGCATCAGCAACCTGATGTTTGGTGAATATCAGCGCATTGACGGCACCACCCTGCAGGGCCCGTCGCTGCTGCAACTGGTAGCGCAACAGGACGATCTGGCCGCCGCGCAAATCGCCGACCAGTTCCGTACCAGCGAACAGGCCGTCTATCAGCTGGTGCAGTCTGCCGAGGTGAACAATGTGCACTTTGATCAGCTGATCGCCGCCGGCAATACCGAGGGCAACCGGCTGGTGCAGGACGCCATCGACGCCCTGGTGGAGCAAACCCGTGCCATTGAGCTCGCCGCCAACACCGTCGGCATCAACAACCTGAGCCCGGATACCGCCGACCACGAGTTTTAA
- a CDS encoding di-heme oxidoredictase family protein, giving the protein MSFRLTGLLLGAVLALSAQANPAKPGGETTTTKTGANAFSMPAANLSFDKRLDFSVGNSFFRNPWVAAPATTDARDGLGPLFNTNACQSCHVKDGRGHPPAFDGDNAVSMLVRMSIPADESEQHRDYLRTLGVVPHPVYGGQLQDMAIPGAVPEGKVRIDYSTNTVRFHDGDRVELRRPHLTIEQTGHGEPGKQLLTSARIAPPMIGLGLLEAIPESALLAREDPQDHNNDGIRGHANRVWSNAQNATVIGRFGWKAGQPSLRQQNAGAFAGDMGLTSNLVPADDCTAAQACAQYPDGGKPEVSDDILDSVTFYSQHLAVPARRNLDDPNVQAGEQLFLALGCASCHTPSYTTGEHASPALSHQTIYPYTDLLLHDMGEDLADNRPEFAASGREWRTPPLWGLGYADEVAGSPARYLHDGRARTPLEAVLWHGGEAEAARNRVLAASAEERKQLIAFLESL; this is encoded by the coding sequence ATGTCGTTTCGACTCACCGGCCTGCTGCTTGGCGCCGTCCTTGCCTTGAGCGCCCAGGCCAATCCCGCCAAACCCGGCGGCGAGACCACCACCACCAAAACCGGCGCCAACGCCTTTTCCATGCCCGCTGCCAACCTGAGTTTTGACAAACGGCTCGACTTCTCGGTAGGCAACAGCTTTTTCCGCAATCCCTGGGTCGCCGCCCCGGCCACCACAGACGCCCGCGACGGCCTGGGGCCGCTGTTCAATACCAACGCCTGCCAGAGCTGCCACGTCAAGGACGGCCGCGGCCATCCACCCGCCTTTGACGGTGACAACGCGGTAAGCATGCTGGTACGGATGTCGATTCCCGCCGATGAGAGCGAACAACATCGCGACTACCTGCGCACCCTTGGCGTAGTGCCCCATCCTGTCTATGGCGGGCAGCTGCAGGACATGGCCATTCCCGGCGCCGTGCCCGAGGGCAAGGTACGCATCGACTACAGCACCAACACCGTGCGCTTTCACGACGGCGACAGGGTGGAACTGCGCCGTCCTCACCTGACCATTGAGCAAACCGGCCATGGCGAGCCCGGCAAGCAGTTGCTCACCTCGGCCCGCATTGCGCCCCCCATGATTGGCCTGGGGCTGCTGGAAGCCATTCCCGAGTCGGCACTGCTGGCCCGGGAAGATCCGCAGGATCACAATAACGATGGCATCCGCGGCCATGCCAACCGGGTGTGGAGCAACGCCCAAAACGCCACCGTGATCGGCCGCTTTGGCTGGAAGGCCGGCCAGCCCAGCCTGCGCCAGCAAAACGCCGGTGCCTTTGCCGGCGACATGGGGCTGACGTCAAACCTGGTACCCGCAGACGACTGCACCGCCGCACAAGCCTGTGCGCAATACCCGGATGGCGGCAAGCCCGAGGTGAGTGATGACATTCTCGACTCGGTGACCTTCTACAGCCAGCACCTGGCGGTGCCCGCCCGACGCAACCTGGACGACCCGAACGTCCAGGCCGGCGAGCAGTTGTTCCTGGCCCTGGGCTGTGCCAGCTGCCATACGCCGTCTTACACCACGGGTGAGCATGCCAGCCCGGCCCTGAGCCACCAGACCATCTACCCCTATACCGATCTGCTGCTGCACGACATGGGTGAGGATCTGGCCGATAACCGGCCCGAGTTTGCGGCCAGCGGTCGCGAGTGGCGTACCCCGCCGCTGTGGGGCCTGGGCTATGCCGATGAAGTGGCGGGCTCGCCCGCCCGCTACCTGCACGACGGCCGCGCCCGTACCCCGCTGGAAGCCGTGCTCTGGCACGGTGGCGAGGCCGAAGCGGCCCGCAACCGAGTGCTGGCCGCCAGCGCCGAAGAACGAAAACAACTTATCGCCTTTCTGGAGTCGCTATGA
- a CDS encoding imelysin family protein, with protein sequence MNLRLFSLAALGVLTACQSQPPVDPALERLTDAHLTLMRQQADHLAGELEQLHHDVQAYCGGDQSLVTVQGQWRDAFAAWTAHQGQSGGPLDAAGLSYAFQLWPDKKDTTGRQLAGQLSQPGVLKGASVTLGAVEYLLYEDLSQTQRCALLPRISAELVASGGRLQQAWYHTAGYAQQLEQMQLQGGEAVVLTQILGQLAHRFDRIEKKLDLPLNTVDHPRPLFAEAWRSAQSLHFLRTSLHSLQQEYQAGGVRAYLEQRHATALIAELDDAFADTLEHLPKGDSLAYWLQGDNYATLLRFKISFDRLGSKLKLRLPEALGVSLGFNATDGD encoded by the coding sequence ATGAACCTTCGCCTGTTTTCACTCGCCGCCCTGGGAGTGCTGACCGCCTGCCAGAGTCAGCCGCCGGTGGATCCGGCCCTTGAGCGGCTGACCGATGCCCACCTGACGTTAATGCGCCAGCAGGCGGATCACCTGGCCGGCGAGCTTGAGCAACTACACCACGATGTTCAGGCCTATTGTGGCGGTGATCAGTCCCTGGTCACCGTGCAGGGACAATGGCGTGACGCCTTTGCCGCCTGGACAGCCCACCAGGGACAGAGCGGCGGTCCCCTCGACGCCGCCGGCCTGAGCTATGCGTTTCAGCTGTGGCCCGACAAAAAAGACACCACCGGCCGCCAGCTGGCCGGTCAGCTCAGCCAGCCCGGTGTACTCAAGGGCGCCAGCGTGACCCTGGGGGCGGTGGAATACCTGTTGTATGAAGATCTCTCCCAGACGCAGCGCTGTGCCCTGCTCCCCCGCATCAGCGCCGAGCTGGTCGCCAGCGGAGGGCGACTGCAACAAGCCTGGTACCATACGGCCGGCTACGCCCAGCAACTGGAGCAAATGCAGCTTCAGGGTGGGGAAGCCGTGGTACTGACGCAAATCCTGGGCCAGCTGGCCCACCGCTTTGACCGCATAGAGAAGAAGCTGGATCTGCCCCTGAACACCGTCGACCACCCGCGGCCGCTGTTTGCCGAAGCCTGGCGCAGCGCGCAGTCACTGCACTTTTTACGCACCAGCCTGCACAGCCTGCAACAGGAATACCAGGCCGGCGGGGTGCGAGCTTACCTTGAACAACGGCATGCAACCGCCCTGATTGCCGAGCTGGATGACGCCTTTGCCGACACCCTGGAGCACCTGCCAAAGGGGGACAGCCTGGCCTACTGGCTGCAAGGGGACAACTACGCCACCCTGCTGCGTTTTAAAATTTCCTTTGACCGCCTCGGCAGCAAGCTCAAGCTGCGCCTGCCCGAAGCCCTGGGAGTCAGCTTGGGCTTTAACGCCACGGACGGTGACTGA
- a CDS encoding DUF1513 domain-containing protein — MQRRQFLKGLSAAGVLCSLGLAGCALPSTRQAYLVGGGRRAGGHRYVVQALNLDGSLRYELPLPDRGHGMAAHPSRPLAVCHARRPGGYLALFNHEQGRLLQLREADNERHYYGHGVFSADGRRLYTTEGVRASSEGVIGVYTLEHDHLTKVDEFTGFGLGPHEIGRLPDGNLVVGVGGVHTRGREPLNLGTMQPSLSYLDATTGEVLEQRGLADRHLSIRHLAVTADGEVFSGQQYRGSPDDFPPLIVRHRRGRELMPLGGTPLEWARFNHYIASIAVTDDYIAATSPPGNCYGLWHRRSGELVRIAPLPDASGASADQGQIWLGSGQGGISRLNTHGEETRFYSPWQWDNHWSLIGA; from the coding sequence ATGCAACGGCGGCAATTCCTGAAGGGGCTGTCCGCCGCCGGGGTACTATGCAGCCTGGGACTGGCAGGCTGTGCCCTGCCTTCCACCAGGCAGGCCTATCTGGTGGGCGGCGGTCGCCGCGCGGGGGGCCATCGCTATGTGGTGCAGGCGCTTAACCTGGACGGCAGCCTGCGTTACGAGCTGCCCCTGCCGGACCGGGGGCACGGCATGGCCGCTCACCCCTCTCGGCCGCTGGCGGTATGCCATGCCCGCCGACCCGGCGGCTACCTGGCGCTGTTCAACCATGAGCAGGGCCGGCTGCTGCAGCTGCGCGAGGCCGATAACGAGCGTCATTATTACGGTCACGGCGTGTTCAGCGCCGACGGCCGCCGGCTCTATACCACCGAAGGGGTTCGTGCCAGCAGCGAAGGTGTGATTGGCGTGTATACCCTTGAGCACGACCACCTCACCAAGGTGGACGAGTTTACCGGCTTTGGCCTGGGTCCCCACGAAATAGGCCGGCTGCCCGATGGCAACCTGGTGGTGGGTGTCGGCGGCGTGCACACTCGGGGCCGCGAGCCGTTAAACCTCGGCACCATGCAGCCCAGCCTGAGTTACCTCGACGCCACCACGGGCGAGGTGCTGGAGCAACGCGGCCTGGCCGACCGGCACCTGTCCATTCGCCACCTGGCGGTGACCGCCGACGGCGAGGTGTTTAGCGGCCAGCAGTATCGCGGCAGCCCCGACGACTTTCCGCCACTGATCGTGCGTCATCGCCGAGGCCGCGAGCTTATGCCCCTTGGCGGCACACCGCTGGAATGGGCCCGCTTCAATCATTACATTGCCAGCATCGCGGTTACCGACGACTACATTGCCGCGACTTCGCCCCCGGGTAACTGCTACGGCCTGTGGCACCGCCGCAGCGGCGAGCTGGTGCGCATTGCTCCCCTGCCCGATGCGTCCGGCGCCTCGGCGGATCAGGGCCAGATCTGGCTCGGCAGCGGCCAGGGCGGCATCAGCCGGCTCAACACCCATGGCGAAGAGACCCGTTTCTACTCCCCCTGGCAATGGGACAATCACTGGTCGCTGATCGGCGCCTGA
- a CDS encoding GlsB/YeaQ/YmgE family stress response membrane protein, whose product MGILSWIIFGLIAGVLAKWIMPGRDGGGLILTTLLGIAGAFVGGWIGVRLGFGSVTGFNLGSMITAVIGALVLLFVYRMISRS is encoded by the coding sequence ATGGGAATTCTGAGCTGGATTATTTTCGGACTGATCGCCGGGGTGCTGGCGAAATGGATCATGCCCGGACGGGATGGCGGCGGCCTGATTCTGACTACCCTGCTCGGCATTGCCGGCGCCTTTGTGGGGGGCTGGATTGGCGTGCGGCTGGGCTTTGGCAGCGTGACCGGCTTTAACCTGGGCAGCATGATCACCGCGGTGATCGGCGCCCTGGTGCTGCTGTTTGTATACCGCATGATCAGCCGTTCCTGA
- a CDS encoding NUDIX hydrolase — MKAPKVGVIAVVWHRQRVLLVKRKHAPHAGHWGFPGGKLEWGETMSMGAARELQEETGITAHMDAPFACYDVLAEEAGELAHHYVMVAVRGHYQSGTPVADDDAEAVAWFSPDALPSPLCPDLKDIITRSRA, encoded by the coding sequence ATGAAGGCACCCAAGGTCGGCGTTATCGCCGTGGTCTGGCATCGGCAGCGAGTGCTGCTGGTCAAACGCAAGCACGCTCCCCACGCCGGGCACTGGGGCTTTCCCGGCGGCAAGCTGGAGTGGGGAGAAACCATGAGCATGGGCGCGGCACGGGAACTGCAGGAAGAAACCGGCATCACCGCGCACATGGACGCGCCCTTTGCCTGCTACGATGTGCTGGCCGAAGAGGCCGGCGAGCTGGCCCACCACTATGTGATGGTGGCGGTGCGCGGCCATTACCAAAGCGGTACCCCGGTGGCCGATGACGACGCCGAGGCGGTGGCCTGGTTCAGCCCCGATGCGCTGCCTTCGCCCCTGTGTCCGGATCTGAAAGACATCATCACCCGCTCGCGCGCCTGA
- a CDS encoding GntP family permease — protein sequence MTEASTMAPVIGLAVAVVVLIFLVVKTRVHALIAMLAAASIAGALGGMAAGDIVNVITKGFGGTLGSIGIVIGLGVMMGRILEVSGAAEQIAYSAIKWLGKKKEEWAMAITGYIVSIPIFVDSAFVILYPIAKALAEKGKRNLLTVGVALAGGLVVTHHTVPPTPGPLGVAGLFGVDVGAMLLAGLTLALPCVVVIVLYAKWLAKKFPDFHPPAVAESQDLEETYNQYLASKAGKALPSLFLSLLPILAPIVLIFINTMLGTLAKVEGWEGLADNPVSQAFTYLGHPVIALSISVLLAVYTLVPKMNKHDTMEHLEEGLQSAGIILLVTGAGGALGAVLRESGAGAMLGEQIASLPLPPVLIPFIVSTLVRLIQGSGTVAMVTAASISAPILANIPGVNMLVAAQAATMGSLFFGYFNDSLFWVVNRMMGIKDVKQQIIVWSIPTTLAWATGLVGVLVLDAVL from the coding sequence ATGACTGAAGCAAGCACCATGGCCCCGGTGATCGGCCTGGCCGTCGCCGTTGTGGTCCTGATTTTTCTGGTGGTCAAAACCCGGGTACACGCCCTGATCGCGATGCTGGCGGCGGCCAGTATCGCCGGCGCCCTGGGTGGCATGGCCGCCGGTGACATCGTCAACGTGATCACCAAGGGCTTTGGCGGTACCCTCGGCAGCATCGGTATCGTTATCGGCCTGGGCGTGATGATGGGCCGTATTCTGGAAGTGTCCGGTGCCGCCGAGCAGATCGCCTACAGTGCCATCAAGTGGCTGGGCAAAAAGAAGGAAGAATGGGCCATGGCCATTACCGGCTATATCGTGTCCATTCCCATCTTCGTGGACTCCGCCTTTGTGATCCTCTACCCCATCGCCAAGGCGCTGGCGGAGAAGGGCAAGCGCAACCTGCTGACCGTGGGTGTGGCCCTGGCCGGCGGCCTGGTGGTGACCCACCATACGGTACCGCCCACGCCGGGTCCGCTGGGCGTGGCCGGCCTGTTCGGGGTGGATGTGGGTGCCATGCTGCTGGCCGGTCTGACCCTGGCACTGCCCTGTGTGGTGGTGATCGTGCTGTACGCCAAGTGGCTGGCCAAGAAGTTTCCCGACTTCCATCCGCCTGCGGTGGCGGAAAGCCAGGATCTGGAAGAAACCTATAACCAGTATCTGGCGTCCAAGGCCGGCAAGGCGCTGCCCAGCCTGTTCCTGTCGCTGCTGCCCATTCTGGCCCCCATCGTACTGATCTTCATCAACACCATGCTGGGTACCCTGGCCAAGGTTGAGGGCTGGGAAGGCCTGGCCGACAACCCGGTGTCTCAGGCGTTTACCTACCTGGGCCACCCGGTGATCGCCCTGTCCATTTCGGTGCTGCTGGCGGTATACACCCTGGTGCCGAAGATGAACAAACACGACACCATGGAGCACCTGGAAGAAGGCCTGCAGAGCGCCGGTATCATTCTGCTGGTGACCGGTGCCGGTGGTGCCCTGGGTGCCGTGCTGCGTGAATCCGGTGCCGGCGCCATGCTGGGCGAACAGATCGCCAGCCTGCCGCTGCCGCCGGTGCTGATCCCCTTTATCGTGTCCACCCTGGTGCGCCTGATCCAGGGCTCCGGTACCGTGGCCATGGTCACCGCCGCCTCCATCTCGGCGCCCATTCTGGCCAATATTCCCGGCGTGAACATGCTGGTGGCGGCCCAGGCGGCGACCATGGGCTCGCTGTTCTTTGGCTACTTCAACGACAGCCTGTTCTGGGTGGTCAACCGCATGATGGGCATCAAGGACGTGAAGCAGCAGATCATCGTCTGGTCCATTCCCACCACCCTGGCCTGGGCAACCGGCCTGGTGGGCGTGCTGGTGCTCGACGCCGTGCTGTAA
- the denD gene encoding D-erythronate dehydrogenase gives MNIIITGGAGFLGQRVAKALLQQNDIAFERLTLADVIEPSSPIADERVHCVRADLGDEAAVRELVSADTGVIYHLAAIVSSHAEADFDLGIKVNIDATRYLLEAARHQAPGCRFVFSSSLAVFGGELPEVIEDNTAVCPQSSYGMEKSVGELMVNDYARKGFVDGRVLRLPTISVRPGKPNKAASSFASGIIREPLQGEESVCPVDLSLPMWLSSPATVVENFLMAARVPAEAFGPSRTVNLPGITVTVQEMIDALRRVAGDEVCDRIRYEKDEGVSRIVASWPGRFNIARALGLGFVQDADFDSVIRRFMADDMEGTK, from the coding sequence ATGAACATCATTATTACCGGCGGCGCGGGCTTTCTGGGCCAGCGCGTGGCCAAGGCGCTGTTGCAGCAGAACGACATTGCCTTTGAGCGCCTGACCCTGGCAGACGTGATTGAGCCCAGCTCCCCCATTGCCGACGAGCGGGTGCACTGCGTGCGCGCCGACCTGGGCGACGAAGCCGCGGTGCGCGAACTGGTCAGCGCCGACACCGGCGTGATCTACCACCTGGCGGCCATCGTCAGCAGCCACGCGGAAGCGGACTTTGATCTGGGCATCAAGGTCAATATCGACGCCACCCGCTACCTGCTGGAAGCGGCCCGCCACCAGGCGCCGGGTTGCCGTTTTGTGTTCTCCAGCTCGCTGGCGGTGTTTGGCGGCGAGCTGCCCGAGGTGATTGAAGACAACACCGCCGTCTGCCCCCAGTCCTCCTACGGCATGGAAAAGTCCGTGGGCGAGCTGATGGTCAACGACTATGCCCGCAAGGGCTTTGTGGATGGCCGGGTGCTGCGCCTGCCCACCATCAGCGTGCGTCCGGGCAAGCCCAACAAGGCGGCTTCTTCCTTTGCCAGCGGCATTATTCGTGAGCCGCTGCAGGGTGAGGAGAGCGTGTGCCCGGTGGATCTGAGCCTGCCCATGTGGCTGTCTTCCCCGGCCACCGTGGTGGAGAACTTTCTGATGGCCGCCCGCGTGCCCGCCGAGGCCTTTGGCCCCAGCCGTACCGTCAACCTGCCCGGCATCACGGTGACCGTGCAGGAAATGATCGATGCGCTGCGCCGAGTGGCCGGCGACGAGGTGTGTGATCGCATTCGTTATGAAAAAGACGAAGGCGTGTCCCGCATCGTGGCCAGCTGGCCGGGCCGGTTCAATATCGCCCGTGCCCTGGGCCTGGGGTTTGTGCAGGATGCCGACTTTGACAGTGTGATTCGCCGCTTTATGGCAGATGATATGGAAGGAACCAAGTAA
- a CDS encoding DeoR/GlpR family DNA-binding transcription regulator — protein MIPAERRGYIYRYVHERNVVSINELAAELNVSHMTVRRDIQQLEAEGKVVPVSGGVRLNDAVKQELAYSEKAGIHHQRKMAIGQAAADLVEDGQVIYLDAGTTTFEVARGIATRANLTVVTNDFTIAHYLMQYPQLTLFHTGGLVDARNRSCVGQAAATLLEGLNLDLAFISSSSWDAERGLSTPSENKVMVKQALLRVARRRILVSDSSKYGKYGMFRICPLTALTDIISDTDLGEETAEPLRGQGLQVSLVSRKIPA, from the coding sequence ATGATTCCCGCCGAACGCCGAGGTTACATCTACCGCTATGTACACGAGCGCAACGTGGTGTCCATCAATGAGCTCGCCGCCGAGCTGAACGTGTCGCACATGACGGTGCGCCGCGACATTCAGCAACTGGAGGCGGAAGGCAAGGTGGTGCCGGTAAGCGGTGGGGTCAGGCTCAACGACGCGGTCAAGCAGGAGCTGGCCTATAGCGAAAAGGCCGGCATTCACCATCAGCGCAAGATGGCCATTGGCCAGGCGGCGGCGGATCTGGTGGAAGATGGTCAGGTGATTTACCTGGACGCGGGCACTACCACCTTTGAGGTGGCCAGGGGCATCGCCACTCGGGCTAATCTCACCGTGGTGACCAACGACTTCACCATTGCCCATTACCTGATGCAATACCCTCAGCTCACCCTGTTCCATACCGGTGGGCTGGTGGACGCCCGCAACCGCTCCTGTGTGGGGCAGGCGGCGGCCACCCTGCTTGAAGGGCTGAACCTGGATCTGGCCTTTATCAGCTCCAGCTCCTGGGACGCGGAGCGAGGCCTGTCGACACCATCCGAAAACAAGGTGATGGTCAAGCAGGCCCTGCTGCGGGTGGCCCGCCGACGCATTCTGGTGAGTGACAGCAGCAAATACGGCAAATACGGCATGTTTCGTATCTGCCCGCTGACGGCACTGACCGACATTATCAGTGATACCGACCTGGGCGAAGAGACGGCCGAGCCGTTGCGCGGCCAGGGGCTGCAGGTATCCCTGGTAAGCCGGAAGATACCGGCATAA
- the otnI gene encoding 2-oxo-tetronate isomerase, with amino-acid sequence MPKFAANLSMMFTEVPFLARFKAARAAGFTAVEYLFPYAEDKAAIAAELKAQGLTQALFNMPPGDWEAGERGLASLPGRESEFRAGVATALAYAEALGCRQLHAMAGLRQAGVSAEQHEATYVANIQYAADQAAKQDVLVLLEPINSRDMPGYFLSTQVQAEALLEKIDRPNVRIQLDFYHCQIMEGDLTRTIDRLWGKFSHIQIASVPERHEPDQGEINYPWLFDYLDAKGYDGYLGCEYRPRGNTEAGLGWFAPWADKE; translated from the coding sequence ATGCCGAAGTTTGCTGCCAATCTGTCGATGATGTTTACCGAAGTGCCCTTTCTGGCGCGCTTCAAGGCGGCCCGGGCCGCCGGCTTTACCGCCGTGGAATACCTGTTTCCCTACGCCGAAGACAAGGCCGCCATTGCCGCCGAGCTGAAGGCCCAGGGCCTGACCCAGGCGCTGTTCAACATGCCCCCAGGGGACTGGGAAGCGGGCGAGCGTGGCCTGGCCTCACTGCCCGGCCGTGAAAGCGAGTTCCGTGCCGGTGTGGCCACCGCCCTGGCCTACGCCGAGGCCCTGGGCTGCCGCCAGCTGCATGCCATGGCCGGTTTGCGCCAGGCCGGGGTCAGCGCGGAACAGCATGAAGCCACCTATGTGGCCAACATTCAGTATGCCGCCGACCAAGCCGCCAAACAGGATGTGCTGGTGCTGCTGGAGCCCATCAACAGCCGCGACATGCCCGGATATTTTCTCAGCACCCAGGTGCAGGCCGAGGCGCTGCTGGAAAAAATCGATCGCCCCAACGTGCGCATTCAGCTCGACTTCTACCACTGCCAGATCATGGAAGGGGATCTCACCCGCACCATCGACCGGCTGTGGGGCAAGTTCAGCCACATTCAGATCGCCTCCGTGCCTGAGCGGCACGAGCCGGATCAGGGTGAAATCAACTATCCCTGGTTGTTTGATTACCTGGATGCCAAGGGTTACGACGGCTACCTGGGCTGCGAATACCGCCCCCGCGGCAACACCGAAGCCGGGCTGGGCTGGTTCGCCCCCTGGGCCGACAAGGAGTAA
- a CDS encoding aldolase, giving the protein MSEYSLRLELVNIARSMFERGYSSGGAGNLSLRLPDGNLLATPTNSSFGDLDPARLSKVDMDGNHLDGDKPSKEVLMHIAMYKARPDAGGIVHLHSAYLTALSCVDGLDPTNCLPPITPYYVMRVGKLPLVPYIRPGDPRMADEVGRLAVDHSAVLLANHGPVISGKDLRSAMFNAEELEDTARLYFTLQNSKMRTLTDEQVAELEQVFKGKL; this is encoded by the coding sequence ATGTCTGAGTATTCTTTGCGCCTGGAGCTGGTGAACATTGCCCGCTCCATGTTTGAACGGGGTTACAGCAGCGGCGGCGCCGGCAACCTCAGCCTGCGCCTGCCCGACGGCAACCTGCTGGCGACCCCCACCAACTCCAGCTTTGGCGATCTGGATCCGGCCCGCCTGAGCAAGGTGGACATGGACGGCAATCACCTGGACGGCGACAAACCGTCCAAGGAAGTGCTGATGCACATCGCCATGTACAAGGCGCGGCCCGACGCGGGCGGCATTGTGCACCTGCACTCGGCCTACCTGACCGCGCTGTCGTGCGTGGATGGCCTGGATCCGACCAACTGCCTGCCGCCCATCACCCCCTACTACGTGATGCGGGTGGGCAAGCTGCCGCTGGTGCCCTACATCCGTCCCGGCGATCCGCGCATGGCCGACGAGGTGGGCCGGCTGGCCGTTGACCACAGCGCCGTGCTGCTGGCCAACCATGGCCCGGTGATCTCGGGCAAGGACCTGCGTTCCGCCATGTTCAACGCCGAGGAGCTGGAAGACACCGCCCGGCTGTATTTCACCCTGCAAAACAGCAAAATGCGCACCCTGACCGATGAGCAGGTGGCGGAGCTGGAGCAGGTATTCAAAGGCAAGTTGTAA